Proteins encoded by one window of Pseudanabaena sp. BC1403:
- a CDS encoding DNA-directed RNA polymerase subunit beta': MADFTTSNTDSPEQKKPQRFINRTIDKGQLKKLIAWAFTNYGTTSAANVADQLKALGFRYATQAGVSISIEDLQVPASKKALLAAAELEIEETESRYTRGEITEVERFQKVIDTWNVANDNLKDEVVKNFKSNNPLNSVYMMAFSGARGNISQVRQLVGMRGLMADPQGQIIDLPIKTNFREGLTVTEYIISSYGARKGLVDTALRTADSGYLTRRLVDVSQDVIVRENDCGTARGIRLKAMKDGEKTLIKLSDRLFGRVAAEDIIDPKTGEVIVFHNQEISEDLSLAVAKAGVEEVCVRSAFTCESTRAVCQMCYGWSLAHLELVNIGEAVGIIAAQSIGEPGTQLTMRTFHTGGVFTGEVAEQQRAPHDGTIKYNKKLKVRPMRTRHGEDAFIVESNGDFSLESSEGKKVYAITQGSTLLVRDGQKVTQNQLMAEVSITGKTSRKTTEKATKALNTGLAGEVLFSDLAIEEKKDRQGNTSYVARGEKGRVWVLAGEVYDLPPTAEPTVKNEAQVQEGDVLAETRLITEHGGVVRLSEEDSRHNREVEIITASVILDQAIVKEESYQGREHYVLETQGGQSFSLKASPGSKLINNQVVAELIDDTYQTKSGGIIKFAGVEVAKRSKGKQGYEVVKGGTLLWVPEETHEVNKDASLLMVEENQFIEAGTEVVKDIFSQTAGVVEVFQKNDILREIVIKPGDLHLVDDPQTAMQKNGSLAYPGTEIMPGLVSPELRYVEYLDSTEGPALLLRPVEEYQVPDIPTVPSQESVNQEGRSIGLRAVQRIPYKDGDRVKAIDSVELLKTQLLLEVDTDAPQLAADIEFIPNDTDPGSLRLQLVILESLVIRQDNSGDPAHSNSRTRLLVNDGDRIEPGAVVARTEILCKKPGQIRGIRQGSEVVRRLLVVTESDCITTHCPSPTVKVGDLLRSGDEIGDGVITEESGQVLRIENDSVVFRIGRPYLVSPGALLQIHDADLVQRGDNIALLVFERAKTGDIIQGLPRIEELLEARKPKEMCVLARTTGTAQVTYDSDDNPEVKILGDDGVLDDDYSFNAGQSVIISDGQKLLAGEALTDGPANPHDILDIYFHTYKESLGVRKAALIGLQKVQEFLMNEVQSVYQSQGVDISDKHIEVIVKQMTSKVRIEDGGDTTRLPGELVELHQVEQINEAMEITGGAPADYTPVLMGITKASLNTDSFISAASFQETTRVLTEAAIEGKSDWLRGLKENVIIGRLIPAGTGFNAYDTPIVDVDNGYEPELGYDEEADDVIIDDNTARNYQIIEPRIEPIRVVDKPRSRRSFDDELVDDDVEFEDDDEEDDDEFEDED, encoded by the coding sequence ATGGCAGATTTCACGACTAGCAACACGGACTCGCCTGAACAAAAGAAGCCTCAGCGCTTTATTAATCGCACAATTGACAAAGGCCAACTGAAAAAGTTAATTGCTTGGGCTTTTACGAATTATGGAACAACTAGCGCTGCCAACGTTGCTGATCAACTTAAGGCGTTAGGTTTTCGCTATGCAACTCAGGCAGGTGTTTCAATTAGTATTGAGGATTTGCAGGTTCCTGCTAGTAAGAAAGCTTTGCTAGCGGCGGCAGAACTGGAGATTGAAGAAACAGAAAGCCGTTATACAAGGGGCGAAATTACCGAAGTAGAACGCTTCCAAAAAGTAATTGATACTTGGAACGTTGCTAACGATAACCTCAAGGATGAGGTGGTGAAAAACTTCAAAAGCAACAATCCCCTCAATTCTGTTTACATGATGGCGTTCTCTGGTGCTCGCGGAAATATTTCGCAGGTGCGTCAGCTAGTTGGTATGCGTGGGTTGATGGCCGATCCACAAGGGCAAATCATCGATTTACCGATTAAAACGAACTTCCGCGAAGGATTGACAGTTACTGAATACATTATTTCGTCATATGGTGCGCGTAAAGGTCTGGTAGATACTGCGTTACGGACAGCTGACTCTGGATATCTTACTCGCCGTCTGGTAGACGTATCACAAGATGTAATCGTCCGCGAAAATGATTGCGGCACAGCTCGCGGCATTCGTCTGAAAGCAATGAAAGACGGGGAAAAGACCCTGATCAAGCTTTCCGATCGCTTATTTGGTCGTGTAGCGGCTGAGGATATTATCGATCCCAAAACAGGCGAAGTGATTGTTTTTCATAACCAAGAAATTTCTGAAGACTTGTCTTTAGCCGTAGCCAAAGCTGGTGTCGAAGAAGTTTGTGTACGTTCTGCCTTTACTTGCGAATCTACTCGCGCAGTTTGTCAGATGTGCTATGGCTGGAGCTTAGCTCATTTAGAGTTGGTAAACATCGGCGAAGCCGTAGGGATTATCGCGGCGCAGTCCATTGGTGAGCCTGGTACACAGCTAACCATGCGGACATTCCACACGGGTGGTGTATTTACTGGGGAAGTTGCAGAACAGCAACGCGCTCCCCATGATGGCACAATCAAATACAACAAAAAGTTAAAAGTTCGCCCCATGCGTACTCGCCACGGTGAAGATGCCTTTATCGTTGAGTCAAATGGTGACTTTTCTTTAGAAAGTTCTGAAGGCAAAAAAGTCTATGCGATCACCCAAGGTTCGACATTATTAGTGCGCGATGGACAGAAAGTAACTCAAAACCAATTGATGGCTGAGGTATCGATCACTGGTAAAACCTCTCGTAAAACCACCGAAAAAGCAACTAAAGCGCTGAATACTGGTTTAGCTGGCGAAGTATTATTCTCAGATCTAGCGATCGAAGAGAAAAAAGACCGTCAAGGTAATACCAGCTACGTAGCTCGTGGGGAAAAAGGTCGGGTTTGGGTATTGGCTGGTGAAGTCTATGACTTACCGCCAACTGCGGAACCAACCGTCAAAAATGAAGCCCAAGTCCAAGAGGGCGATGTGCTTGCGGAAACTCGCTTGATTACTGAGCATGGTGGAGTTGTCCGTCTTAGCGAAGAAGATAGTCGCCATAACCGTGAAGTGGAAATTATCACAGCTTCGGTCATCTTGGATCAGGCGATCGTCAAAGAAGAAAGCTATCAAGGTCGTGAGCATTATGTGCTTGAGACTCAAGGTGGTCAAAGCTTCTCCCTGAAAGCTTCTCCAGGCTCAAAACTGATTAACAATCAAGTCGTTGCTGAACTGATTGATGATACTTATCAAACTAAGAGCGGCGGTATTATCAAGTTTGCTGGTGTAGAAGTCGCTAAGCGTAGCAAGGGCAAGCAGGGTTATGAAGTCGTTAAAGGCGGCACATTACTCTGGGTTCCTGAAGAAACCCATGAGGTGAACAAAGATGCTTCCCTGTTGATGGTCGAAGAAAATCAGTTCATCGAAGCTGGTACTGAAGTCGTCAAGGATATCTTCAGTCAAACTGCTGGTGTGGTCGAAGTATTCCAAAAGAACGATATTTTGCGTGAAATCGTGATCAAGCCAGGTGACTTACATTTGGTCGATGATCCACAAACGGCGATGCAAAAGAATGGGTCTTTGGCTTATCCCGGAACGGAAATCATGCCTGGATTAGTTTCTCCTGAGCTGCGCTATGTGGAATATCTGGACTCAACCGAGGGGCCAGCATTGTTGTTGCGTCCTGTGGAAGAATACCAAGTCCCCGATATTCCAACAGTTCCTAGCCAAGAATCGGTTAATCAAGAAGGTCGTTCAATTGGTCTCCGTGCAGTTCAGCGTATTCCTTACAAGGATGGCGATCGCGTGAAGGCGATCGACAGCGTTGAGCTATTGAAGACGCAATTATTGTTAGAAGTTGATACTGATGCCCCTCAATTAGCTGCGGACATCGAGTTTATTCCTAACGACACCGATCCAGGCAGTCTACGCTTGCAATTGGTAATTCTCGAATCGTTGGTGATTCGTCAAGACAACTCTGGCGATCCTGCCCATAGCAACTCGCGGACAAGACTATTGGTAAATGACGGCGATCGCATTGAGCCTGGCGCAGTTGTCGCCCGTACCGAAATTCTCTGTAAGAAACCAGGTCAGATCCGTGGTATTCGTCAAGGCTCGGAAGTAGTTCGTCGTTTGCTGGTAGTCACTGAATCAGATTGCATTACGACACATTGTCCTAGTCCCACAGTTAAAGTTGGCGATCTCTTGCGATCGGGTGATGAAATTGGCGATGGTGTGATTACTGAAGAGTCTGGACAAGTCCTCAGGATTGAGAATGACTCAGTCGTATTTCGCATCGGTCGCCCCTACCTCGTATCCCCTGGAGCCTTGTTGCAAATCCATGACGCTGACCTTGTTCAGCGTGGAGACAACATTGCGCTGCTGGTATTTGAACGTGCCAAAACTGGAGACATCATCCAAGGGTTACCTCGGATTGAAGAACTACTAGAAGCACGTAAACCCAAGGAAATGTGTGTACTTGCACGGACAACAGGAACTGCTCAAGTTACCTACGACTCTGACGACAATCCTGAAGTGAAGATTCTTGGTGATGATGGCGTTCTGGATGATGACTATTCATTCAATGCTGGTCAGAGTGTGATTATTTCTGATGGTCAGAAGCTCTTGGCTGGTGAAGCACTTACCGATGGGCCTGCTAATCCGCATGACATTCTCGATATCTATTTCCATACTTACAAGGAATCTCTTGGAGTCAGAAAAGCGGCTCTAATCGGGTTGCAAAAGGTACAAGAGTTCTTAATGAACGAAGTCCAGTCGGTATACCAATCTCAAGGTGTAGATATTTCCGATAAACACATTGAGGTAATCGTTAAGCAGATGACCTCTAAGGTTCGGATCGAGGATGGTGGTGATACTACTCGTCTTCCTGGTGAGTTGGTAGAACTTCATCAAGTTGAACAAATCAACGAAGCGATGGAAATTACGGGCGGCGCACCTGCGGATTACACACCTGTATTGATGGGTATTACGAAGGCAAGTTTAAATACCGACAGCTTTATCTCGGCGGCGAGTTTCCAAGAGACCACTCGTGTTCTCACTGAAGCTGCGATCGAAGGTAAGTCTGACTGGTTGCGCGGCTTGAAAGAGAACGTGATTATCGGTCGTTTGATTCCTGCGGGTACGGGCTTTAATGCTTACGATACGCCAATTGTTGATGTCGATAATGGCTATGAGCCAGAACTCGGCTATGACGAAGAAGCGGATGATGTGATCATTGATGACAATACTGCACGTAATTATCAAATCATTGAGCCTCGGATCGAGCCAATTCGCGTTGTCGATAAACCACGTAGCCGTCGCAGTTTTGACGATGAGCTAGTGGATGATGATGTCGAATTTGAAGATGATGACGAGGAAGATGATGATGAGTTTGAGGATGAAGACTAG
- a CDS encoding resolvase — MSPLISRAELKSDHTYELMDVEAIQKALGRSRASIYRYAHTDPAQGLLNLPYDPTRLNPELRQSDREPLLFHPTEVSRFARDVLKMKQVTIQVQEPAQNETNRLLREILQEMRSLNQAIASLRNL; from the coding sequence ATGAGTCCTCTGATTTCTCGCGCTGAACTAAAATCTGATCATACTTACGAGCTAATGGATGTAGAAGCGATCCAAAAGGCATTAGGGCGATCGCGTGCCTCTATATATCGCTATGCCCATACCGATCCAGCACAAGGTTTACTGAACTTACCTTACGACCCCACAAGATTAAATCCTGAACTACGCCAAAGCGATCGCGAACCTTTATTGTTTCATCCTACCGAGGTATCAAGATTTGCAAGGGATGTCCTGAAAATGAAACAGGTGACCATTCAGGTACAAGAGCCAGCCCAAAACGAGACTAATCGACTATTACGAGAAATTTTGCAAGAGATGCGATCGCTTAACCAAGCAATCGCATCTCTGCGTAATCTCTAG
- a CDS encoding pitrilysin family protein translates to MKRNFMLSFLSRGLATAIAVVMFSNLPLSWQSFLGQLSGGQAYAAQPDLVAKTTTITNQSPESLTGNVIKTVLDNGLTVLTKQVNTAPVVSVQVWYRVGSQNEKAGITGISHQLEHLMFKGTKERPIQFGRLFSALGSDSNAFTSYDMTAYVGTAGSDKLDAMLRLEADRMVNTVAGEAELKSERTVVLSELDGGNNSPGTRLYRQVMLAAYPDSSYGWPVIGYRPDVENYTVEDIQNYYRTFYRPDNATLVIVGNFETEATLKKVREIYGAIAAPTKPKVLITPEDQQNKPKPPTPKSTQEPIRLKEPGSVPFLQAVYPDLPKVDGADVAAIDVMHSILTSGRSSRLYQALVETGLASSASGNASSMIGTGWYFMSATPTAGKSLEELDRLLLAEIDKLQTQSITPEELERAKTSMRASYILGNRDVNSQAIQIGYNQTVAKDYRYSDRYLSAVDKVTSADVKRVAKQYLQRDRRVVGYFEPSVITAGAGTTPSNAHSSEAFKPSSPVDPSEVAKYLPESALNNKVDIPPAVQPDKFTLSNGLKVLLLPDRSTPTVTLVGEINAGSGFDSIDKAGLAGITAQNLTNGTTTKDALTLASRLENRGASLGFSAGRESVGISGIGLAKDLPIVIDQLADLLQNATFPAKEFDLNLQRNLLAFKSELDNPNALVRRIFQSTLYPKGHPFNAMRTEATLKSLKREDLAKFYKTYYRPDSTILTLMGDFDPATMRALLEEKLGKWKATGKAPKFQFPNVPNLAATNEKQTSLAGKTQAVTIIGHPSISRSDPQYYPALLLNQVLGGDTLSSRLGTEIRDRLGLTYGIYSYFQAGRPPQGAFIVQMQTSGKDTEKAIAATVALLRSVRDKGITQAEFDVAKKSLINNFSTEFANPDNIASSLLSDEIYGLPVGDFYKFPQRIQSVTFEQVNRAAKELLQPDNLLIVSVVPKAEK, encoded by the coding sequence GTGAAGCGTAATTTTATGCTCTCTTTTTTGAGTCGAGGACTAGCCACCGCGATCGCAGTGGTGATGTTCAGTAACTTGCCCCTATCTTGGCAATCATTTTTGGGGCAATTGTCTGGTGGTCAAGCATATGCTGCTCAACCTGATCTAGTTGCCAAAACTACTACAATTACTAACCAATCGCCCGAATCTTTGACAGGAAATGTGATTAAAACTGTCTTAGATAACGGTTTGACGGTGTTAACTAAGCAAGTGAATACAGCTCCTGTAGTGAGTGTGCAGGTCTGGTATCGCGTTGGTTCCCAAAACGAGAAAGCGGGAATAACAGGTATTTCTCACCAGCTCGAACATTTAATGTTTAAAGGGACAAAAGAGCGTCCGATTCAGTTTGGGCGCTTATTTAGTGCCTTAGGTAGTGACTCTAATGCTTTTACTAGCTATGACATGACCGCCTATGTGGGGACAGCAGGAAGCGACAAGCTGGATGCGATGCTTAGGCTGGAAGCCGATCGCATGGTCAATACTGTCGCTGGTGAAGCCGAACTCAAAAGTGAACGTACTGTGGTTTTGTCAGAACTAGATGGTGGTAACAACAGCCCAGGGACTCGGCTCTATCGACAGGTAATGTTAGCGGCTTATCCTGATAGTTCTTACGGTTGGCCAGTGATTGGCTATCGTCCTGATGTTGAGAACTATACAGTTGAGGATATTCAAAATTATTACCGTACTTTCTATCGCCCTGATAATGCGACTTTGGTGATTGTTGGTAATTTTGAGACAGAAGCCACGCTGAAAAAAGTGCGAGAGATCTATGGCGCGATCGCCGCTCCAACGAAACCCAAAGTTTTAATTACTCCTGAAGATCAGCAGAACAAGCCTAAACCGCCGACTCCAAAATCTACTCAGGAACCAATTCGACTCAAAGAGCCTGGTAGCGTGCCATTTTTGCAAGCAGTCTATCCAGATTTGCCTAAAGTTGATGGTGCTGATGTCGCCGCGATCGATGTGATGCATAGCATTCTGACCTCTGGAAGAAGCTCACGACTCTATCAAGCTCTAGTGGAAACAGGCTTAGCAAGTAGTGCCAGTGGTAATGCCTCATCCATGATTGGCACGGGTTGGTATTTTATGAGTGCGACACCGACAGCAGGTAAATCTCTCGAAGAGCTTGATCGTCTTTTATTAGCTGAAATTGACAAATTGCAAACGCAGTCAATTACCCCAGAAGAACTAGAACGAGCTAAAACTAGTATGCGAGCTAGCTATATTTTGGGCAATCGTGATGTTAATTCTCAAGCAATTCAGATCGGCTACAACCAAACTGTCGCTAAGGATTATCGCTATAGCGATCGCTATTTGAGTGCTGTCGATAAAGTCACGAGCGCGGATGTCAAGCGCGTCGCCAAGCAATATTTGCAACGCGATCGTCGAGTGGTTGGATATTTCGAGCCATCGGTGATTACGGCTGGGGCTGGCACAACTCCCAGTAATGCTCATTCTTCTGAAGCATTTAAACCTAGCTCTCCTGTCGATCCGTCAGAAGTAGCGAAGTATTTACCAGAAAGCGCTTTAAATAATAAAGTCGATATTCCCCCAGCGGTTCAGCCTGATAAGTTCACGCTATCTAATGGTTTGAAAGTTCTGTTATTGCCCGATCGCAGTACACCGACTGTAACCCTAGTGGGTGAAATCAATGCAGGTTCAGGCTTTGACTCAATTGACAAAGCTGGGTTGGCAGGAATTACGGCGCAAAATCTTACCAATGGCACAACCACCAAAGATGCGTTGACACTTGCATCACGTTTAGAAAATCGTGGCGCAAGTTTAGGATTTTCGGCAGGTCGGGAAAGTGTCGGTATTTCTGGCATCGGCTTAGCTAAAGATCTGCCAATTGTGATCGATCAATTAGCCGACTTGTTGCAAAATGCAACTTTTCCAGCGAAGGAATTTGACCTCAATCTCCAACGCAATCTCCTAGCCTTTAAGTCAGAGCTGGATAATCCTAATGCCTTAGTGCGGCGGATCTTCCAGTCAACGCTCTATCCTAAAGGGCATCCTTTTAATGCTATGCGAACTGAAGCAACTCTCAAATCTTTAAAACGAGAAGATTTAGCGAAGTTCTATAAAACCTATTATCGTCCTGACAGTACGATTCTCACACTCATGGGAGATTTCGATCCTGCGACTATGAGAGCCTTACTCGAAGAAAAATTGGGTAAATGGAAAGCTACAGGCAAAGCACCAAAGTTCCAATTTCCTAATGTGCCTAACCTTGCTGCAACCAATGAGAAGCAAACATCTCTAGCTGGTAAAACTCAAGCGGTCACGATCATTGGACATCCAAGTATTTCTCGCTCTGATCCACAGTACTATCCAGCACTATTGCTAAACCAAGTTTTAGGCGGTGATACATTATCCAGTCGCCTTGGTACGGAAATACGCGATCGCCTTGGTTTGACCTATGGCATTTACAGCTATTTCCAAGCGGGTAGACCGCCACAGGGCGCATTTATCGTGCAGATGCAAACCAGTGGCAAGGATACAGAAAAGGCGATCGCCGCAACGGTGGCTTTGCTTAGATCTGTCCGCGATAAGGGCATAACTCAAGCTGAATTTGATGTGGCAAAGAAGAGCTTGATCAACAATTTCTCTACTGAGTTTGCCAATCCTGATAACATTGCTAGTTCTTTACTGAGCGATGAGATCTACGGCTTACCAGTTGGCGATTTTTACAAGTTTCCTCAGCGCATTCAATCCGTGACTTTTGAGCAGGTCAATCGCGCTGCTAAGGAATTATTACAACCCGATAATCTTTTGATTGTGTCGGTAGTTCCTAAAGCTGAGAAATAA
- a CDS encoding YggT family protein has translation MDAIAISSLALNIVLGLFILMYIFRIVMTWYPQIPLKQFPYSLITFPTEPLLFVLRKLIPPIGGIDISPVIGVGIFSLLREMLLGQQGILTMMQ, from the coding sequence GTGGACGCGATCGCCATTAGCTCTTTAGCACTCAATATTGTGTTGGGACTATTCATCCTCATGTATATCTTTCGCATCGTGATGACATGGTATCCCCAGATTCCCCTCAAGCAATTTCCCTATAGTCTGATTACTTTTCCCACTGAGCCTTTACTATTTGTGCTACGGAAATTAATCCCACCCATCGGCGGCATTGATATTTCCCCTGTGATCGGTGTGGGTATTTTCAGCCTTTTGCGCGAAATGTTGCTAGGTCAGCAAGGAATTTTAACGATGATGCAATAG
- the purB gene encoding adenylosuccinate lyase, which yields MIERYTLPEMGRLWTDRHKYQTWLQVEVAVCEAQAELGYIPADAVEEIKAKANFDADRVNEIELTVKHDMIAFLTNVNEYVGDAGRYIHLGLTSSDVLDTALAVQLVDSLEIIQAQLEEAIQAIRYQAQQHRYTIMSGRTHGIHAEPITFGFKLAGWLAEMLRHRDRLLCLSKNIAVGKISGAVGTYANVDPRIEAIACQKLGLQPDCASTQVISRDRHAEYSQVLALIGASIERFAVEIRNLQRTDVLEVEEHFTKGQKGSSAMPHKRNPIRSERLTGMARLLRGYATTALENVALWHERDISHSAAERVLLPDSCILTHFMLREITDLVKNLLVHTHNMERNLYCYGGVVFSQQVLLTLVTKGLSREDSYAIVQKAAHLAWNKPEGDFRKLISEDETVRSTLSDEELAACFDPNKHLKNLDQIYQRLGI from the coding sequence TTGATAGAACGCTATACACTGCCCGAAATGGGGCGATTATGGACAGATCGGCATAAATATCAAACTTGGTTGCAAGTTGAGGTCGCCGTTTGCGAAGCACAGGCAGAATTAGGCTATATACCTGCCGATGCCGTCGAAGAAATTAAGGCGAAAGCAAACTTTGATGCCGATCGCGTCAATGAAATTGAATTAACGGTCAAACACGACATGATCGCGTTTTTGACCAACGTAAATGAATATGTGGGTGATGCAGGACGCTACATTCACCTTGGCTTAACTAGCTCTGACGTGCTAGATACGGCTCTTGCAGTGCAATTAGTCGATAGCTTAGAAATCATCCAAGCCCAGTTAGAAGAAGCAATCCAAGCCATTCGCTACCAAGCCCAACAACATCGCTATACGATTATGTCGGGTCGGACGCATGGTATCCATGCAGAGCCAATTACTTTTGGCTTCAAGTTGGCGGGTTGGTTAGCAGAAATGCTCCGCCATCGCGATCGCCTATTGTGCTTAAGCAAAAATATTGCCGTCGGTAAAATCTCAGGTGCAGTCGGAACTTATGCCAATGTCGATCCGCGTATTGAGGCGATCGCTTGCCAAAAGTTAGGACTCCAGCCCGACTGTGCATCGACGCAGGTAATTTCTCGTGATCGCCATGCGGAATATTCGCAAGTATTAGCGCTGATCGGTGCATCGATCGAGCGCTTTGCAGTAGAAATTCGGAACTTGCAGCGTACCGATGTTCTGGAAGTGGAAGAGCATTTCACCAAGGGACAAAAAGGATCTTCGGCAATGCCACACAAGCGTAACCCAATTCGCTCGGAGCGGCTAACAGGAATGGCGCGTTTGCTACGCGGCTATGCGACGACAGCTTTAGAGAATGTGGCGCTATGGCATGAACGCGATATTTCCCACAGTGCGGCAGAACGGGTACTCCTACCCGATAGCTGTATCCTCACCCATTTCATGCTTAGGGAAATCACCGATTTGGTCAAAAATCTGTTGGTGCATACTCACAACATGGAGCGTAATCTCTATTGTTATGGTGGTGTGGTCTTTAGTCAGCAAGTGCTACTAACCTTGGTTACAAAGGGCTTGAGCCGCGAAGATAGCTATGCGATCGTCCAGAAAGCCGCGCATCTTGCATGGAATAAACCTGAAGGTGATTTCCGCAAGCTAATTAGTGAAGATGAAACCGTGCGATCGACTTTATCCGATGAAGAACTAGCAGCTTGTTTTGATCCGAATAAGCATCTCAAAAATCTTGACCAAATCTATCAACGTTTGGGGATTTAA
- the hemB gene encoding porphobilinogen synthase, with protein sequence MQLTHRPRRLRRNPSVRSLVRENYLSVDDFIYPMFVMEGENNRVEIPSMPEAYRFTLDLLVKEIEEIYALGIKAIALFPAVPEEKKDLTGSESFNPEGLAQRAVRAIKAVVPDVIIFTDVALDPFTTHGHDGIIDDNGVILNDETVEVLVKMSVSQAAAGTDFVSPSDMMDGRIGAIRQGLDEAGFENVGILAYSAKYASAYYGPFRDALGSAPKSGDKKTYQMDPANSREAIKEVYLDIAEGADIVMVKPALAYLDIIAKVKEATNVPVAAYNVSGEYAMVKAAAQLGWIDEKKVMFETLLSMKRAGADIILSYHAKSVAQLLASGYRY encoded by the coding sequence ATGCAACTCACACATCGTCCTCGTCGCCTCCGCCGCAATCCTTCTGTTCGCAGCCTTGTTAGAGAGAACTATCTATCAGTAGATGACTTTATCTATCCAATGTTTGTGATGGAAGGAGAGAATAATCGTGTTGAAATCCCCTCGATGCCCGAAGCCTATCGCTTTACTCTCGATCTATTGGTTAAAGAAATAGAAGAGATTTATGCTTTAGGAATTAAGGCGATCGCCCTTTTTCCCGCTGTACCTGAAGAGAAAAAAGACCTCACTGGTAGCGAAAGTTTTAATCCTGAAGGGCTAGCACAGCGTGCAGTTCGCGCTATTAAAGCAGTTGTTCCTGATGTAATTATTTTCACCGATGTTGCTCTCGATCCTTTCACCACACATGGACATGATGGCATCATTGATGACAATGGCGTAATTCTTAATGACGAAACCGTCGAAGTTCTTGTCAAAATGTCTGTTTCCCAAGCTGCCGCAGGAACTGATTTTGTCTCTCCTTCCGATATGATGGATGGTCGCATTGGCGCAATTCGACAAGGGCTAGATGAAGCTGGATTTGAGAATGTCGGTATTCTCGCCTATTCGGCAAAATATGCATCCGCTTATTATGGGCCATTCCGCGATGCGCTAGGCTCTGCACCTAAGTCGGGTGACAAAAAGACCTATCAAATGGATCCCGCCAATTCTCGTGAAGCAATTAAAGAAGTCTATCTAGATATTGCTGAAGGTGCGGATATTGTGATGGTCAAGCCTGCTCTTGCCTATTTGGATATCATCGCTAAGGTCAAAGAAGCTACTAACGTACCTGTAGCAGCCTATAACGTCAGTGGCGAATATGCGATGGTTAAGGCGGCGGCGCAACTCGGCTGGATCGATGAAAAGAAGGTGATGTTTGAGACTCTGTTAAGCATGAAACGTGCGGGTGCAGATATTATCTTGTCTTATCATGCCAAGTCAGTGGCGCAGTTGCTTGCTTCGGGTTATCGTTACTAA
- a CDS encoding pentapeptide repeat-containing protein has protein sequence MNAKELLESYALGDRDFSRRSLIGLILTGANLSGANFIESDLEEITLDIANLEDAELNLANLIRANLSGSILIQANLNGTILEQASLIGANLSEAFLIEADLSDAVLVETNFSHAFLTSANLTRSRLCRANLSNAFLTGACLNGADLRGANLTEADLTRANLTGANLAGADLSRANLTNAKLNWANLANAKLTGADLTGTYLSTLKSIEGTDFTDARNAPNSVELVNMEESNSEE, from the coding sequence ATGAACGCAAAAGAACTTCTTGAAAGTTACGCTTTGGGCGATCGCGACTTTAGTAGGCGATCGCTCATTGGATTGATTCTGACTGGAGCGAATTTGTCTGGAGCAAATTTTATTGAATCAGATCTCGAAGAGATTACGCTGGATATTGCTAATTTAGAGGATGCGGAACTAAATCTAGCTAATTTAATCAGAGCGAACCTGAGTGGTTCAATTTTGATTCAAGCAAATCTCAATGGCACAATTCTTGAACAGGCTTCATTGATCGGCGCAAATCTTTCTGAAGCTTTTTTGATTGAAGCAGATCTCAGTGATGCGGTCTTAGTAGAAACAAATTTTAGTCACGCTTTTTTGACTAGCGCAAACCTGACGCGATCGCGCCTATGTCGAGCGAATCTATCGAATGCTTTTTTGACAGGCGCTTGTTTGAACGGCGCGGATCTGCGTGGTGCAAACCTCACGGAAGCAGATTTAACAAGAGCAAATTTGACTGGTGCAAATCTGGCTGGTGCGGATCTTAGCCGCGCAAACTTAACTAATGCCAAGCTAAATTGGGCAAATCTTGCCAATGCCAAGTTAACTGGTGCAGATTTGACAGGAACTTATCTATCAACACTGAAAAGTATTGAAGGAACGGATTTTACTGATGCGCGTAACGCCCCGAACTCCGTCGAGCTTGTTAATATGGAAGAGTCAAACTCTGAAGAATAG